In Vicia villosa cultivar HV-30 ecotype Madison, WI linkage group LG7, Vvil1.0, whole genome shotgun sequence, the DNA window GAATATGCAGGATTTTGTCATGCTGAAGAATTTTCATGTTCCTATTCGGCCCCGCAAAGCTCCTAATATTTTGGAGGTGATCTGGAAACCCCCTCCTAGGAACTGGATCAAAATAAACTGTGATGGTACCTCTAGCCCTTCTGGTTTGTCTGCTTGTGGAGGCATTGCGCGAAACTCTGACGGTAATTTTTTGGGTGCATTTGCTGATTTTTTGGGTGTTGCTAACTCTCTCATTGCCGAACTTTCGGGTGCCATGATGGCAATTGAGTTCGCCTATGAGAAGAATTGGAGCAATATTTGGTTGGAAACGGACTCAACGGCGGTGGTCAAAGCTTTTAATTCTCCCTACACTGTGCCTTGGTTCATTAGAAATAGATGGTTTAACTGTATAAGTTTAGTTGCTAATTGGAATTTTGTAGTTTCCCATATTTACCGGGAAGGAAATAGTTGTGCTGACACCTTAGCTAGTCTTGGGCTGAATATTACTAGCTCTACTTATTTTGCTTTCATTCCTATCTGTTTAAGGGCTGATTTTGTTAAGAATATGATATGGATGCCTTTCTATAGGTTTATCTCCTCCTGATAGGGTCTTGGTTTATGTCCCCTATCCTCTTGTTCCATTTTTCTTTTGTTATAATGCCGCCATCAGTTAACAAAAAAACCACCAACTTGAACATGTTATTAAGAAAGTACAAAACAATTTAATTTCCTAATACATTGCACAAATATAAACATTAAAAGATATCACCCTCCTAAGACATAAACCTTGATCATGTTGATTATTGTATACCGGTAATCTTAGATTCTTctcaaaatttatatataatttcttCATCTAAAATGAATCATGTTCGAAACTCGATTCTTGATCAAATTATAGAGTTCAAGAGAAATAATTAAAATCGTATAAATGTTTCAAATTTGTATTTccctttatattaatttttttacttgttattcaaatttgtatTGCCCTTTATATTGATTCAAGAATGCTAAGTTTACACCAAATTTTgacattacaccctattttatacgattttttaatttttataattttatttccaCTAAAAAATATGTGCTTATATTTAATTGTATCCATCCCTTATATGATATGATACGGTGTAGGATTGAGGTGTAAGTTTTAGTGTAACTATAGCATTTCTCATATTGATGTTactggaaaaaaaaattaattctgagtgaatttattttggaaaacacttggttattatagcatttcttttatatatatatatatatatatatatatatatatatatatatatatatatatatatatatatatatatatatatatatatatgagacgactcaagtgagaacacttggttattatgagaaatgagaacaatgaatcacgaccattaaattttgatttgttgattttaatggactgaattggtttctctttctataatccttaatatttattttaaatcaacatagaaaaagaaaccaatctagttcattaaaatcaacaaatcaaaatttaatggtcgtgattcattgttcttatatgagagcatatcaagtgagagtattttcaaatgagagatgagaggaagaaatatcaaccattggattcatcaagaaagagaaattaatagccttaTTAATGTAGTGAGATTCTCTCTCTTGACgaattcaatggttgatatttcttcctctcatctcttatttaaaaatgctctcacttgatatgctctcatatatatatatatatatatatatatatatatatatatatatatatatatatatatatatatatatatatatatatatatatatatatatatatatatatatatatatatatatatatttatattaagggATCAAATTATattcgaagagttacaccacaagtTACACTCGTTCATAACTTCATTTCgactaaatattttttaaaatcaaccgttggattgaaacatattatcatatTGATCATACGTATAatgtttgagattaatctataatgatttactatgtcatcgaattacatcaaaattaacgttctaCGAAAGTCCATTTTCactttaattttgatgtaattcgatgacatagtaaatcaatGTAGATTAATCTCAAAGATTAtacgtatgatctatatgataatatgtttcaatccaacggttgattttaaaaaattaattatccgATGTGAATtttttgaacgagtgtaactcatgATGTAACTATtcgagtgtaatttgatccctcctcgttatatatatatatatatatatatatatatatatatatatatatatatatatatatatatatatatatatatatatatatatatatatatatatatgcttatttTTCTATGCAAAGTTTATGATTACCATCACACCATAAGATGCATTATTGATTAGAAAAGTTATCTGTACGAAGATGCTATAAAAGGTAGTCCTGAAAAAACAAGATAAAAAGCTTAGCGATAGGACATAATAACAATGATAATATTTGCAGACAAGGTGCTTCGTTTACGATTCCTTATTGGCTACTTCACGTACGTTATTGTTACTGTATTAGAAGTTCTAATATTGTTTTTGCCGCATACGTCCTCCATCACTTCACTATCATAAAAtctttcctttattttttttccttcataTTTTTAAAGGTTCTGAATTGTTTAATTTTCGATCTTAATTTTCCTACGAAAGTttagtgtgtgtatatatatatatatatatatatatatatatatatatatatatatatatatatatatatatatatataaatatatatatgtgtgtgtgtatatatatatatatatatatatatatatatatatatatatatatatatatatatatatatatatatatatatatatatatatatataaatatatatatatatatatgtgtgtgtgtatatatatatatatatatatatatatatatatatatatatatatatatatatatatatatatatatatatatatatatatattgcttttactttaatattttaagaaaatttcatttctataacttttacaaatttataactcataataatttttaatactttaattttataacttttcGTTTTTATAACTTTCATAATTCTTCAATTTTAATATCTTGGTTTTATAAAGTctttatttatcattttaatatttACTTTAATATTTCATAAAACTATTCATTTCTATAACTTTTCATTAAcatataaatatcatttctcatcCAAAATAGTATATACAATAATATTTCAATTAGTATTAAATCAccttttaaattaatttcttcaTTATTGTTTGAGAAAAGTATAAAAAGAATGTATCctaaaagaagtaaaaaaaaacataattcttttcaatataaaatatagttaattcataaaattattgtcaaaattataacttttattaaacttaattcttttcaaattcaaatatcattaacttataaaattattgtcaaaaatataacttttatttctattatatatttCTCTAATAAAAGTAAAATACTTCATATATAAATAGGTAatgtaaataaaaatttattttaaaatattaaatatacatattcaaaaaataaaatttaaaaataaaattttattaaatagttcatgtaaataaaaaaattatattaaaatattcaatatacatattcaaaaaataaaatcttttgaaAATAGTTTCCACtgtaaataaaattttagttaattaacaaaacttttggatttgtctcttaactaacaaaaatattttatacaagTTAAATCCTTTATTAAAAATTCATTAAGCACTATTTATCTACTCCAATCAATTTATTCATtgtaaaatacttttaaattttCAACTAATTAGCAGTTACAcacaattaaaaatttaataagcaatttactttaaaatgcttttaaaattttaactaatAGAAGTTACGAATAAAAAGAAGCATAATTGTTACAagtgaaattttttatttaaaatttattgaatGCTATTTGTCTACCTCAATCAATTTTTTTgttgtaatattatttttaaaattgaacaacttaaatatttcaaatttaaaatatctttaacttataaaataattttcaaaattataaattttattcctattatttaattatctagttaaagtaaaattattttatatatatatatatatatatatatatatatatatatatatatatatatatatatatatatatgggttaaataagtttttcgtccctctaaatatttgaaatttcatttttagtccctccaaaattttctttcaataattcatccctccaaaattttccgtcTCAATAATTGATCCCTGACGTCAAATGGCACTAACGGTTGCTTATGTGGCATCCTACGtgtaataattttttgtttttcttttactttcagCAATGACACTGTGACATAAATAGGTTAATTTATAAAGAGGAATCCCAATTTCTTACTTGCCCAAATCGCTACAGAAAGTTTACCAATTTTTTCATGTTCTTCTTCTACTTTTCCTACTTCATCTCCTCTCTACTAAAATCGTGAAACCCATCATCACACTTGCTTGTCTTTGTCATCCTTTTGCTCTTATTCTTATTCTGCTCTCCATCATCATGTCAACTGCTTCGGTGAAATCTCGAGTTGAGAAGTTTTGTGGGTGTCATGTTCGTATGGTGTCGTATCTCTGCAAGAATGGACCAAACAAGGGTAGGTTGTTTTGGAGATGCCCTAATTGGAGGAGTGTAGATACGTGTGATCTCTTCATATGGGATGAAGATTTTGCAGACCATTCTGGAACTGAAGTTGCAGATTCGATGAACACTGATTCAGAAGCCATGGCATCTTTGGGATATATGAAGTTCTTGTATAAATAATCAAGGAATAAGAGCAAgaacttgaagatgaagttgaaaaCAGAGAAATTTCATGGACGATTGAAGATGTTTTGTCTTGTTGTGTCCTTTATCCTGAATGTGTATTTTGTTATGAAATGTAGTTACTGAATTAAGTGTTATGTCATGAATTTTGTAATGTCATTTTTTATGGTGGTGGTGTTGTAATGTTAACTTGATTTTTAATGAAAGGAGATTGTTATGTTCTGCATCAATTTACTTGTATGTATCATTAGGGTTCAAAATTGGTAAATTGTTAGCAATAGTTATTTGTATAATGATTGTAATtggtaaatttttaaaataattttatttgatagaTGACCAGAAGTTACTTGTAACATGACTGTAATTGGCTATAGGATAAGGATAACATTACTTAAGTTGCAAAATACAAAATGAGGAGCTCAATAACAGTAGTTGCAAAAGTTTTAGGACCAGAACTATTTAATTTCACAGGACTTGTATCAACACTCAGTGGTTGAATATCCAGGATTCCATCATCATTTAACAATGCTTCAAACTCATTAGGATCTATACCACAATACATTCTCATGGCCTCGGCAGAAGATTGTGTACTTGTTACCTCAGGTTGTGCATTTGGCTGGGTCTCAGTGTTTGCAACAACACCAGGCTGGGTCTCAGTGTTTGCAGTCTTCTTAGTTTTCTTATTCTAGACTCTTTTGCTAGTTGTTCCTTTTGGCATACACTGCAACCATCCCAATTAAATCAAGTCATAATGAATTCTAAAATACATTCAGAAATATAGTCTAATGACAATTTGAGATACTAATCctttttttttgatgttgtctCCATTGTTGCAGTTTGAGTTTAACTACCTTGGGTGGCTGCAGCAGTTCTTGGCACTTCTCCTTCAACACTTGCTAGTTGTTTATTTTTCTTACGGGTCCTTTTGTTGTGCCCATATTCAAAGCAAGTCTTGCACCTATGACTTGTATTTGTCCTTTTCCACTTGTTTTGAGAAGCCTCATATGGATCTCTTATTCTTAGTTTCTTGGGTCTACTTGGACCTCTCTTAAAACTAGGTGGTAATATGTCTGGGTCAGTAGTCCTTGGCCATTTATTTTGGCCATTAAGAGGGGTGATAAATTCATTGTAGCATGCCAAATAATTATTCCTATGATAACATTTGTGGACATACTTAATGGGATCATCAACTTTCCTATGTATGGTTGCAACTGCATGTCTACAAGGGATACCAACCAAGTCCCAAAATTTACAAGAACAAGTCTTTTTTGCTAAGTCTACAACAAAACTATATGTGAACATAACATGTGTGACCTGAAAGGTTAATCTACCAGCATAGGTTGGCAACCAATTTGCACATTTTTCTATCTCCCTATCTAACCTCCTAAGGGGTTTTGACATGATCTCTCCCTTGTAATTTTCTACTTTTTCCTTAAGAGTGGCAAACCTGCCCATGAGATAGTTCTTAATACATTCAAACATGGCGATAATAGGTTTATCCCTTTGCATTAAAATTGTTGCATTAAAGGATTCACTAAGGTTGTTCATCAGAACATCACACTTAGAGTACAATGGAAATGCATGCTTACACCATTTATGTTTGGGTATAGCATTTAACCAATCATAAGCATCTAAACTAACCTCCTTAATCTGATTCATTTTCTCCTCATGTGATTCCAAATAGGTGGCCTTTGCTGCAGCCATAATGAGATCTCTGTATAGTGTACCACCTCCATACTTCTTCTTAAAGTTAGCATATAAATGCCTCAGGCAAAACCTGTGTTCAAACTCAGGATATTCTTCCTTAAATACATTCACAAGTCCCTACACATATTACAATAGATCAGAAATAAACAAACAGTAATGAGGTGCTAATCATGAACAAACATTAATGAGGAATTACAAATACCTTTTGCTGGTCAGACATAAAGCACCACCTGTTTTCATGACCAATATCATCAGGAAATAACTTAACAAACCAACTCCAAGAGTCTCTAGTTTCAGTATCCACAACCCCAAaagcaagaggaaggtattggtCATTTGCATCCCTACTAACATCAATCAGCAAGATTCCATCATATTTGTTTTTGAGGTGATAGCCATCTAACCTTATGAATGGTCTGCATCCAACCTTCAATGCTTTCTTAGTTCCATCAAAACACATGTAGCATCTTTCAAACCTTGGAGGTGTTCTAGAAATGTTCATCTTAAATGTATTTCCTATTGATGCCCTCCTCAATTCAGCTCCATAAGACCAAAGCATATTGTATTGCTTGGCTGAGTCTCCTTCAACAACCTTTCTAGCTAGCTTCCTAGCCTTAACAGCCCTACACCCAGTAATTTCTGTAGAATACCTATGTCTTACATCAGCCACAACTTCATTCAATTCCATACCCGAGTTGTTCTTTAATCTTTAACCAATAACTCTAGAGACCCAATCAACATTAGCATTCTTGTTGAAGAACTTCCTACCACATTTGTTCTTTGCATATAGAGTTTTGATCCTAAATGTTGTTGTTCTCAGTACCCTACTGCATAGGACTGTGTAGTCACATTGTTTTTTGTCCTTACAAACAACCCTACACCTTGTTAAATCATTTTCGGAAAACCTCACCTCCCTACCATTCAACACATTGTGTTCAAGTACAACCTTCTTAAATTGCTTTAGAGATGCAAACTCCATTCCCACCTTGAATGATAACTCTTTTCTTAGTTTTTCACCTTCATTAAATCTGATCACTGGTGGCCTCTCATCAGCACTATCATCATCTTCCCCACTATCAATATCGTCAGTCATGTAACCATCATCAATTACATGTTCCATATCCATCTCATCAGTAATCAAACCCTTCTTAATACCTTGACTTGTCCCAGCACCAACACCATCATTCATATTACTTGTCTCAGCACCAACACCATCACCAGCAGCATCATTCACTTGAGTTGTACCAGCACCAACACCATCACCAGCAGCATCATTCCCTATACCTGTCCCAACACTACCACCTTTCTCCATATGACTTGGACCTTCACCAATGAGTTCATCAAAATCGTGCATTCTTTCCTCTCCACTTTCTTCAAAGTGTATACCATTCAAAGAGTCCTCAGATGATTCACTATTAACCTCTTCAATTTCCTCAGCAACAACATGGCCTTTTCTTTCTCTATTAACCTCTCCATGTAAGTCTTCTCACCACCAGGTAATCTTGCCTCAGCATATATCTCGACATCACACTATTCTCCTCAGCACACACAACTAACTTTGTTGCATCAGCATCATTATCAAAGGGTTTAAGATCATTTTTAAGACTTTCCTTTTCAGCCTTCCACCACATCTTAACATCTTCGATTTTAAATGAAGAATCCATGTCCTTAATCAAGTCACAGGCTTCAAAGTAGGACCAATAATCCGGGTCTTGACCACTGACAGCATAAACGCCCTCCCTTCATATGTTAACCCTCCATCCTTTACAAAAGAACCTTTCGTATAGAAAACAACCTTAAATAACCCCATTTCCTACACGTttcaagaaaaaacaaaagtAGGTTCAGTTTTTAAGAAAACTCATAAATCCTAGTTTTTCAGGTACGAAATACAGTTGGGATCGTTTTCACTGTCATTACTAAAGAGAATAAACAAAACGGAGTGGGCCTTACCTTGTCGTTCTTGGGCCGCAACAAGCTTCGTAACCTTCGTCAATGGAGGGACCACAGAGGCGCTACAGTATCGTGCGTTGAAGGAGGGAGGGGACAAGGGACCACACCTTTCTATTAGGGATTCTGAAATGTTTCTGAAATTCTTATCAATAATGTATAAGGACCATAATATGCCACCTAAGCTAATGTAATCCAACtctgaaaataaacaaacaaaaatttattACACGTAGGATGCCACATAAGCAACCGTTAGTGTCATTTGACGTCCGGGATTAATTATTGAgacggaaaattttggagggatgaatTGTTGAAGGAAATTTATGgaaggactaaaaataaaatttcaaatatttagagggacggaaaacttatttaaccctatatatatatatatatatatatatatatatatatatatatatatatatatatatatatatatatatatcctatttttatattataatatttaacaaaaaaattataataatttttaaattttaaaatattttgattttataaaaaataatacatatacaaaatattaaattatcgTCATGTCATTCGCACAGAAAACACAATGCAAGCACCAATAAGACATAAGTTCAcactcatttttaaaaatattatacacTAAGAAAATATATATCTCGTAAAAAATTCGAAAATCTCTTCGACAAATGATATTTACAAAccgataaaaggaaaaaaaatggaTGATTTCTTACAACGACTACTGTAAGAAAAATACAAGATTCATACATTCTCATTCAACATCATTACTTTGACTTTGCTTCAATTCAATCATTATCAAGAAGATTAGGCGACAAAAAACCTATATGGtggtattatttaaaaattaaataaaactaacatGATAATATTCGTGATTTTTTTCCAGATATCATTGGAACACTACACGCTATTGGACGCGATGAAGAAGTCCATGTCAAAGGAAAGCTGGCAAAAATCATCTAATTGGAACTTAAAATGAATCTGTAATATATTTCcttaaataactttttttatataatattgatTTACGTGCATAATCTCGTGTATacagtttaaaattaattatattgtcATTATATTTTTTCGGGTGAAATTGTTAAATTAACTTTATGGAGAAATATAACTTCTGATTTTCAATAGTTATTTTTCAAACACAACGAAGAGGAAGGCCCTAAAACTATTGTAACTAGAATATAACCCCCGCGTTGCGCTGGTGTGTTTAatgtatttttcattttttatgtaattgaaataattaaaatgatttttttagatACGGCTTAAATGGtgtaaaaataatagaaatattttttataagttttaCGATAATATGTAAGTATTTATTAGGTTAATATATTTTTGGCTTTTTTAAGATTCGAACTCATGACCTTAAGTACAATCTCTTTGTGATTTTGACTTTTGAAAAGTGAAGATACATTTTAGAATATGCCACATAGGATTATGAGTGACGTGACAAAAATGATTTTATGTGGCAAAAATGATATTATGTGG includes these proteins:
- the LOC131620065 gene encoding uncharacterized protein LOC131620065, whose amino-acid sequence is MELNEVVADVRHRYSTEITGCRAVKARKLARKVVEGDSAKQYNMLWSYGAELRRASIGNTFKMNISRTPPRFERCYMCFDGTKKALKVGCRPFIRLDGYHLKNKYDGILLIDVSRDANDQYLPLAFGVVDTETRDSWSWFVKLFPDDIGHENRWCFMSDQQKGLVNVFKEEYPEFEHRFCLRHLYANFKKKYGGGTLYRDLIMAAAKATYLESHEEKMNQIKEVSLDAYDWLNAIPKHKWCKHAFPLYSKCDVLMNNLSESFNATILMQRDKPIIAMFECIKNYLMGRFATLKEKVENYKGEIMSKPLRRLDREIEKCANWLPTYAGRLTFQVTHVMFTYSFVVDLAKKTCSCKFWDLVGIPCRHAVATIHRKVDDPIKYVHKCYHRNNYLACYNEFITPLNGQNKWPRTTDPDILPPSFKRGPSRPKKLRIRDPYEASQNKWKRTNTSHRCKTCFEYGHNKRTRKKNKQLASVEGEVPRTAAATQDPNEFEALLNDDGILDIQPLSVDTSPVKLNSSGPKTFATTVIELLILYFAT